A region of the Mauremys mutica isolate MM-2020 ecotype Southern chromosome 14, ASM2049712v1, whole genome shotgun sequence genome:
atccgacgaagtgagtattcacccacgaaagctcatgctcccaaacgtctgttagtctataaggtgccacaagactctttgctgctatcacATTGGTGGTTCATGCCTCCTTATCATCCTGCGATCGACCAACATACCtagttctttctcctcctctgtcacttacaactgatgagcccccagcttatagcagaaattcttattattagaccctAAAAACACTTacactttgtactattgaatttcattccatttctttTATTCTCATCTtcaagatcatccagatcttcctgtacaATATTCagatcctcctctgtattgacgatgcctcccaactttgtatcatcaGTAAATTTCATTAGCGCgctcctactttttgtgccaatgaTATTAATAAActgttgaataagattggtcccaggaCCAATTCTTTAGGAACTCCTCTAGTAATCTCCCTCCAGTCTGATATTCACCTTTCAGCAAAACCTGTTGCCGTCTCTccttttgtagttcctcattcacCTTACAATTCTTGTACTAAGCCCTATCTTatctaatttaactaataatttcccatgttgtactgtgtcaaatgctttactgaaatccaagTATATCAGATCTACCACATTTCCCTTATCTAAagaaatcagttattttctcaaagaaggaaatcaggttagtctggcaCAATCTATCTTTGATAAACCCTTGTTGCATTACATCCCCTTTTCCGTTTACGTCcatgaatttaattattcttttctTCATAATGTGTTCCAAAGTCTTGCATACTGCTGAAGTTAAACAGATCTGTAATTGCCGAgatcccttttttcccccttttcttaaatataggtatgATGTTAACCATTCTTTGGTCATATGGTGGTACACCCAAATACATGGAtatattaaaaatccttgctactggactagcaatctcatgtgccagttctttcagtattctgaGATGGAAATTATCCATTCCCCCTGATTTGAGCATATTAAACTCTTTGAGTTTACTTCTACCTCACGTAATAATTTCCATTATTATACATTCATTTCCATCAGCCATCCTGCCTTCATGCCTTTGTTCCATATTATCATCCTTACTGAAAATCAAATCAAagtattaattttattttggggCCATACCTAGATTATATGCTGATCATATGCAGCTCTCCTTTCCAGCAGGCTCTCTTCACCCCAAAGTCATGCTACAATATAGATCTTTACTCTGACAATTATAATACATAGTGAGTCCTCGATATGTTTCTCAATGACTTTGTATTGGTTCTGTTACTTTGGCCAGAAGTCCCTCAGAGTTCAGTCAATTGCTGCTTATTTTGATGGGAGGTGCATAAACTGCAGAAAACTAAGGGAAGTGTGGGAGTGATCATAAATAATCAACAGCTTAAGGAACAAGaaatgaactgagcatgctcagtgtgcAGTGTCTATGGCTTAAAAATTCCAGTTGGCTAGTATTTCACATTTAGTTTCAGGGTTACATCTTTGCCAATTTCATATTCTGAAGGAATGCCTTATCCTTGTGCTACAGCGTGAGCGACAGTAACAAGTATTGCCCTGAATTAGCAAAACACTTATGCTCATATTTAATTTCaatcacatgcttaaatccattcCTGTTTAGCAAGACAAAGTGGCTGAAGTAATATCTTTAAttagaccaatttctgttggtgagagagagagaagcaaagcagttaagcacacacttaaatcAATGGGTCTGAAATACACTTTAAACATGTGTTCAAGTCACATAGACTTCAGTCTTTAAGTTAAATAATTATTTCAATGCTTTACTGAATACAAATGGACTTAAAGGTTTTGGTTTATTTGAGGCCTATATTGTTTGGTTCCTCTGACCAAGAATGAATTTTATAGCGAAACAGAGTGGGAAACTATTTAATCCCAAATTTCTTTTGTGAAAATGCCACTGTGACTAGGTATACAAACCCCACCCCAGTAAGGAAGGGGTTCAGTAGCTGCTCTGGGCCCAAGCAGCCCAACCCTGCACACCTGCAAAGCATGCATGTCTTGGAGGAGCTCAAAAGAAGAACAGTCCAGCTCAGGAGGGTAGCAGACAGTGAAGATAAACTGACTTGCACTATGAGCTACTGAGAAGGAGCACCACAAGGGGCTTGTGCTGCCTGAGGCCAGGCTATAGTGATGTGACCTAGCCTACAAAAAATGGACCTGAGATGTAGAAGTGATCAGTGAGGTAGCAGTATAGGACCCCAAGGTGCAGGATTTAGCTACCTATCATTGGGCCCTGGATCGGAGCTTGATGGAGCGgatgggcccaggctcccctaccaGACCCGAAGATGGACAATGACATAAGTCTATCCCTCGGTGGGGAACCTAACTGGGAGAAGATCCTGAAAGTACAAGGGTTATGGACCACAAGACCCCAATCCAAGAAGGAATCCCTGAACTCTCACTGAATTCTGAAGCATTCCCTATTATCAGACTCTTTTTATGTACCCCGAAAAGGGTGAACTTGAAAATATGACcaggccggagggctgagtcactgaaaggACAGACCATGGCAAGGTGGAATTGTAGTAAGAAAGGGGAATGCTCTGGAGGAAGACAACCTGCCACCCCCAACCTGACCCCTGGGTGGCACTAGCAGTGAGTGTTCCCCTTCACAACCACAacactactttgcatttacaaTTTACATCGCTTCCAATGATCATAATCCATGTTAAAAACCTTTAATTAGATAAGTATCATTAGTGCCTTTGCTACCGATGGGGATTTGGAGGCAAAGACATAAATTTTGAATGGTCTGAAACCCTTAAGCTCTAAAGTCACTTAGCCAcacttgaaaattttactctaggTGCTTTGCCCAACAACATACAACAATTCAGACAAAGACCATAGGGAATAAAACCTGTGGGACTTAGCTCCAGGCCCCTCCTCGCTCTGTTCATGGAATCACACGTCCTCTCTTTTTAAAGCTGTCATCGGTTTTATGGAAATTGGAGCAGAGATGTCAATGGAACATAAAACTCAAAAGGTATTGTACAGGGCTTCACCTCCCCTGCTGGTTGGGCGAATAGGTGGGTGTggtttgagagaggctggggaatgCAAAGGGTAACAAAGCGTTCTTTTGGGGGGGAGCTTCCAAGTGTCTCGAGGGGACACTGCCTGCATTAAAATGTTTATTGGATTTTTGATAATACGATCTCACCTCATTTATTTGGGATCCTGTGTTGCTCCATTGATGTGAGGATGGGATGGTGATGAAACGACCCCCTATGCAGGCCAATAGAAGCAGGGTATACTGGTGTTTACTGTAGCAGGTTAATTGATACAGGGTCATCTGTGACTATCGTTTAGCCTCCAGTTTTGGACAAATGGGGATACTTCCTGAAGAAGAAGATTGGGCCCATCCAGTTGGCAGTGGAAGAATGAAATGGGGGGAGGTGGCCCCAGTACTTGGACAGGCCTTGCTGAAAACTAGAATTGGAGAGATGAAGGTGGCCCAGGAAAGCTGGATAGCTGCAGTTCGGGTTTGGACTGTCTGAAACTTTAACAGTCTCTTTGCAGGTCTAGTTGGGTATCTGACTGTTGGAACTGAGGGTCACCTATTTCATGTGGGTTTAATACAGTTGGGAAGAAGGGTAGGTGTTATCCAGGaacagaggccctgggggttctGACAGGTGTGTTAGAGGAGATGCATCAGTGTGCAGGAGCCCGACTgacatgaagtcagagggtgatTTTATGGCAGTAGGTGTGAAATTATAGGGAGTATTCTCCAAGGGGTCAGACGATTTGGGTCAAACCAACCTAGTTAAGCATGAGATCAATACAGGTAATGCCTGGCCTATTAAGGAAGGCCCACATCACTTGCGTCTGGTCCACCGAGAGGAAACTGAATGGAAGATTCATGAGATGGCAACTGCAGGAATTACTGAACCATCCACAAAAAAcagcaaggagtctggtggcaccttaaagactaacagatttatttgggcgtaagctttcgtgggtaaaaaacccacttcttcagataaaagtgaagttttttacccacgaaagcttatgcccaaataaatctgttagtctttaaggtgccactggactccttgttttttttgtAGATACaggctaacatggctaccccctgatacttgaacCATCCAGAAGTCCTTGACTATCCCCCATGGCACTGGTGGGCAAGAAAGACAGCACAACACAGATCTGTGTCGATTACCCACATTTGAATGAGGTGATTCACAAGGACTCAGATCttatgccccacactgacaatatgCTGGAGACGTGAGCAGAATCCAAATGGTTCTCTTCCCTGGCCCAACAGAGTGGGTGCTGGCAAGGTGAGGGGGGAAAGTCACCCCATGTGAAGACCACCTTTACCAAGGGACAGGGCTTGTGGGAGTTCAGTGTCATGCTGTTTGGATGACATAATGCACCAGCtttgctgggatagctgccccaTTACATAGACTAACAGAGAAGAAGTCACCATTCTTGTGGAGAGCCAGGCTGAGCTAGGCATTCCAAGAGCTGAAGTTGGCTTTGAATGCTGTGCCAGTGTTGGGATATCCTCTGCCAGGTTACTTAATTGTGCTGGGTAGTAACTCAAGCTAGACTGGAACAGGAGCTGTGTTTTCCCAGGTGCACAGCAGACAAGAGGATGTTGTTATGGCCTGTTATAGTAAGACCCTCTAGAAACCGGAATGGAAACCTGTGAGAGTGACCCACAGGAAGCTCCGGGCAGTAATCAGAGCTATTGAGCTATCACCCTTCTGTTTACAAAGTTCATCTCAGATTTGCTTATCTACTTTCGATTTGTAGACACATCACAGAAAAAGAAGCGTCTTTCCCAAATTACAAGTATGGCCTGTTAAACAGCTTAGAAAGCCCAAACTACCACAACTGTTATCAAAATAATGAACACTGTTAGAAGGTAGCAaatcaggatgaatctgtcaaGGACAAACGCCACCATATTCCACTCTGATTTGGCCTCCTCTTCTCTCTTACTCATGATCATGTGACGACGGATCATTAAGAGCTCCAGGAGCACCTTCTTCAACAGTTTAATTTCCGCACTGTCATGTTCTTTTTGTAAGCATCTCCTGGTTTGTATGTCTGCTGCTTCTCCCACCACAGAAGTAGCTACAATCACAACCAGAAAAATAATTTGTATGTTAAGGTATTGATGGGGGGGACAATTATTTCCAATATATTAGAGATGGTTTGAGAAATGTTGattctcttagaatcatagaatatcagggttggaagggacctcaggaggtcatctagtccaaccccctgctcaaagcaggaccaacaccaactaaatcatcccagccagggctttgtcaagcctgaccgtaaaaacctctaaggaaggagattccaccacctccctaggtaacccattccagtgcttcaccaccttcctagtgaaaaagtttttcctaatatccaacctaaacctcctccactgcaacttgagaccattactccttgttctgtcaccaggtaccactgagaacagtctagatccatcctctttggaaccccctttcaggtagttgaaagcagctatcaaatcccccctcattcttccaaAGAAGAGTGGTTCAGTGACTTGCCCTCAGCAGGACAGTGGCAGAGTAAGGAatggacccctcccccagcccaggcctgtgctctaaccattagTCTACACAGCCACCAGTTGTTTTTGATGAACAAAATCAACTAATCAATTAATCACCTGCATTGATGCAGTGGGTTACTGGTGAATGAAATCAGCCTCCCATTTCAAAGCCTGCCTACTGAGGTGAGTTCACTCATTTCATGCAAGTCACTTCTTACCTGGatctcactgtttcttttctaTACAAAATCAGCAAGAGCTCACCAGATGGGATCTCTGGGCATGTTCTTTGTGAAAATAACATACTGTTGCTAAAACCAATTTTGGTTATTTAATGTGCTAGATTCTGCTGCCATCTAGGGGTTGGGAGAATTGATCCTAGTAATGACGGAAAGTAACGAATAGCCCCCCCACTCCCGGCCCATGGCAGGAAACACACATTTCCCTCATTCAAAAAAACCTTATCTACAACTAGCTGAAGTCCACAGTCatcctgggagggggagggtcctggtcagtggctgagctgcacaaaggagcctaagggagttaggtgcccagcttGGCCTTGTTGGATTAACACCAGTGGATACCTTTGTTTGTGTTCCTGACTCCAGCAGCATTGCTTTCACTAACTTCTGCTGTGTTAATGCGAAGTATGAAAGCCAAATGCTTCAGCACCCAGATCTTCAGCCACTGGGGCACATCCGGTCGCACTGCTGAGAGATGCAGCATGTAGGAGATAAAGATGGAATCGACAATGCTGATTATCATGATCACCAGGCACACGGCGCAGAAGACACCTGGAAATAATTGCAATAGAAAAAGCACATCTCCTTGATCATGAATGTCACCTACCCAcaatggcccagatccacaaaggcacTTAACTGCCAAAGTCCCAGCATTGGCGCCGTTGTGATTCACAAAACTCCCACCAAAGCCTGTAGGTGCCTAATCCACTTGGCACTTATGTTTTCAGGATAAAAGTTCCCTAAGCACCTATGGTTCTGCCTCTGAgcttgtgcactgctgcctccctctaggcatcCTGATGCCTATCTCCCAGCAAAGCCCCAGAGCGATCCATGAACCAGTTAAAGACGGGTGGTCCTCTGCCTAACATgcatgtggggcctgatccagtaggtgtgGTCAGAGAGTGCATACCAGATCAGGTTCTATTTAAAAtccaaggggagggggagaagaggagcagCCCACCCTATAACTTTTATCTCCTGGGATGTGGAAAACCCAGATTCAATCCCGCACCTTTTTAAGGAGGAGAAAGGATCTGAACAGTGGGGGGTCTCACCTCTtagagtgctctaatcactgagctatgGAGTCACTTACTCTCTGTCTTTCTAGCCCAGTGACTATTTATGTATGTATGCAcagtgggccagagagagagagagaatgtgtggaGGGATGACTCTGTAGTCCAGAGGTAAGGCACCacttgggagatgggagagcccaGGTCCAGGCCCCTGCTGCAATCATGCTGTCATTATTTAATAATTTAGCCACTGTGGAACAGCTGCAGCAGAGAGATGGCAGGCGTCCCACCTcacaatatcccatagctcaaATCCTTTCTCCACCTTTGGCAAAGAGGGGGGAttggaacctgggtctcccacatcccaagtgcaTGCaataaccactgggctaaaagttgtaATGTTCATCAGCCTCATCTCCTCTGTCTCTGACCACTTTGTATGGCACaaggcaggtgcctaactcattccTGCAAGAAACTCCTTAGGTGCCTAAGCTGTCTGGCTCCAGGAAGCTGCTTCCTGGGTGTGGATGGCTACGTAGAGCTAGGCACCTAAAACTGGGCTGCAGGAAGGTGCTGATctctgagagaggggtggggcttagcacacactCCTGTCAGCatgatctcccattggctggcttaCGTGGCTCCACatctagtgtgctggcttttgagAAATGCActcttaggtgcctatctctccccattcactgcATCAGGAGCCTCACCTGTGTGGACCTTAGTGCTGTTCCGGTGATTTTGCTAGGCACCTGAAGGTTAGGCCCTGCGACGCTCAGTGTTGCAACCTCCCTTCTTGGATCCCACCTAATGTATCTGTGTATCTTAGAGTTTTATATAGTGGCCATCAAAAAATCTGAATGGTAAACTAGATCTGCACTGCCAGATCCCTCGGGCACTTCGTGAAGTCTTTTGTGGGGGGGCCAGTtgataggacactggactgggattccAGAACCCTGAATTCAAATCCTGTCTTTGGCACCAAGctactgtgtgacctggggcaagtcatgtctctgctctgtgcctctgtgCCCCCGCCCTCTTTGCCTGGCTTGAGATTGTAAACTTGGGGGTCAGGGGCTGTTTCTTacaatgtgtttgtacagttgCATAGTCTAATAGGGGCCTGAGCTCCGTTGGCGGCTTTAGGTGCTATTTCAGTATAAAAACCACAATAGTAATGACAGACTGTGCAGCTCTTACCCAAGATTGGCGTGACTTCTGAATTGGGAAGCAAATCGTTCAATATCAGCAGGAGCACAGAGAATCCTAGAACAACTGTTATTTTAAACCCCAGCCGCTCGCCTCCTTCCATCGGTATGAACATGCTGGCAACATCCACAAGCACCAGGAAACCGGCAGGGACGATGAGATTGATGACATATAGGATTGGTACCCTCCGTATGGTTATCTGTTAAAGAGCAACACTTGTGAGCAGTGCACTAAAACGTTCCACCTCACTATTCTAACGGAAAGATGGACACAGTCTACCTGAATGGGACTTTGCTTGGGTCTCTCGCTTGGtggttgttatttatttatatagccCCAGAAATGTACCTTTTTTTACCTTGTGCTTTAGAAGGCGAATAAGGGAGGATTCCTGCCCTGGAGAATGTATTATCTAATAgacaaaaacaaaccacaaagGAACAGTTCAGCACAAGAAGCTGTGGAGATGATGTGAGGTCATCGGTTTAGGAAGGATTCCTGGGCAAAGTGAGTATAAAGGAGTGTCTGAAGGAGAAGAGACATGGGACGAAAGGAGGTGCAATGTTATTCCCAGAGTGAGGCACAGCAACACAGTAGGCCCAAAGCTGAGAGCAGAAGCAGGCGATGCAGTAAACAAAAAGAGAGGAAGACTATACCGTAACGAAAGCAGAGATGTAGGTTAAACCAGAGGGAGACAATAATACGAGGCCTTGAAGGAAAGAGTGAGTGGCTCAAACTTGATGCAGTGAAAGACAGGCAGTCAACTAAAGGGAACCAATGATCATTGCTGTGACTGGAGAAGTGAAAGAGGCTGGAAACTTCAAGCAGAGACTGGAGATGGTGAGGCAAGAGGTGGAAGGCCAGGGATTAGGTGCCTGGAACAGTCAAggtgggggtgggcaaactacagcctgcgagCCATTTTAAGCCAGCCCGCAAGCTCCCTCTGGGGAGCCAGGTCGGGGGCCACATCACGGGGCTCGGCCCCGCTCCAGTACAACATGGCCCCTTTCCGagggtcaggggctgctccatGCGTAGGACCTGAAGAAGGGACATgacactgcttccgggagctgcgtgaggtaagcaccgcccggagcctgcacccctgagcttcTCCCCATGttccaaccctctgtcccagccctgatccccctaccactctccaaaccccttgatcccagcacggagcaccctcctgcaccccaaacctctcatccccagccccaccccagagcccacacccccagatggAACCTGCTCCTCTTCCCGcaaccctgccacagccctcatccccctcctgccctccgaacccctcggtcccagcctaaagcaccctcctacatcccaaacacctcagccccaccccagagcctacaccccccaaccagagcccgcacccccttccGCACCCGAACCCCAATTTTgagagcattcatggcccgccatacaatttctattcctcgATGTGGcgctcaggccaaaaagtttgcccaccccctggtcAAGATGAAGGATGATCAAGGTTGGACAAGGGATTTGGCAAAAATATTTCTTGGGTGACAAGTTTGAAAAAACTTTATTTATAAAATTGTGTGTATCATCGTGGTGGGACTTTAAGGCCAAACAGTCCTATTCTTGCATCAAGCCAGCAAGTTATAAAAAAATCTATTGCAATAAGATGTTTTCTAACATCAGCGAGCCAAGAAAGGAAATACAACATGATATAAGGAAAGCTGTGTAGTTTCCTTTTCACGGCTTTGTGTTCCAAAGTGATTGTGATACACAGATTTCCCCTAGCTCCTCCTTCTATAAGAAGAAAGTCGAGTGGAAAGGCTAGATTTAGGAGTAGGATGGATTTTGAGTAGACTAGGGATGGATAGACAACAGTTGTGCTAACTGgattattaaatatatattataatCTGGGATCAAATCCCCTAGCTGTAGGGGTGCGGTGTGTATTGTTTCCAGTCCCACCTGATATGTGACTTGACTCCATTCTTTCTCCTCAGTGGATACGTTATTGCTCAGAACATCCACTTTCCCAAGGAGCCATTCGCTTTTTGCATAATTCTCCTGGGAAGCTTGTGTAACTGCAGAGGAGTTGGACTTTGGCACCACCACTATGTCCTGAACTGTTTTAAGTTAGAAAGGAGAATGATACGGGTTAATCCATTCCCAGGGAATATGATTCATTTCCTCTTTGATGCATTTGGAAGGGCTTCTTCCAATGACAAAAACTGTTACAGGCAGGTGGTCCGTGATCACCTAGGTGTGTGAGTTAAAATCTCA
Encoded here:
- the LOC123349525 gene encoding 5-hydroxytryptamine receptor 3A-like — encoded protein: MNNLSIADANPRLMSVRPVTDWREPSIVRIDVTLHATLDLDEKLQILTSLVKFQMSWKNQFLTWDPQSFCGISKISIPVDSVWKPDLFVSEMTEDPQSPTVPFMSLSSDGTINQWKPIRIVSTCSLDIYKFPFDTQKCNLTFGPYVHTVQDIVVVPKSNSSAVTQASQENYAKSEWLLGKVDVLSNNVSTEEKEWSQVTYQITIRRVPILYVINLIVPAGFLVLVDVASMFIPMEGGERLGFKITVVLGFSVLLLILNDLLPNSEVTPILGVFCAVCLVIMIISIVDSIFISYMLHLSAVRPDVPQWLKIWVLKHLAFILRINTAEVSESNAAGVRNTNKATSVVGEAADIQTRRCLQKEHDSAEIKLLKKVLLELLMIRRHMIMSKREEEAKSEWNMVAFVLDRFILICYLLTVFIILITVVVVWAF